The Parambassis ranga chromosome 14, fParRan2.1, whole genome shotgun sequence genome includes a window with the following:
- the ccna1 gene encoding cyclin-A1 has protein sequence MNFNAPSGSHTSKENIPPSTKIDALQVQRPRQRTVLGVLSENESYSHSFGQGSQLSKHSSVSDSSQLNLPSCASSSSYDIYVEEACEVVLAASGQEVVDSYETDVLQNKDVRLLLELSSASCQNASMQSEKDRSLITDVGLYEEYAEDIHQHLREREMKLRARPDCLEKHPELSSGMRVILVDWLVEVVQEYRLLSETLHLAVNYVDRFLSCTAYLKRKKLQLVGTAALMIAAKFEEISPPELNEFVYITDSTYTKTEVLRMEHTLLMVLNYKMAAPTINQFLHLFMSVHSVCATTENLAYYIAELSLLEMDPFLQYTYSMVAAGAYCLAAYTINKSLWPDSLVAFTGYTMEEIAPCLTDLHKLHLSAESHPQQTVREKYKSSKYFYVGRISPPAVLLRP, from the exons ATGAACTTTAATGCCCCCAGTGGCAGCCACACCAGCAAAGAGAATATTCCACCTTCCACTAAAATAGATGCACTGCAGGTCCAGAGACCCAGACAGCGAACAGTGCTCGGAGTCTTGTCTGAAAATGAGTCCTACAGTCACTCTTTCGGCCAG GGAAGCCAGCTTTCCAAACACAGCTCTGTCTCAGACAGCTCTCAGCTCAACCTGCCCAGCTGTGCTTCCAGTTCCAGCTATGACATTTATGTTGAGGAAGCTTGTGAAGTTGTTCTTGCAGCTTCTGGTCAAGAGGTGGTGGACAGTTATGAAACTGATGTCCTGCAAAATAAGGATGTCAGACTCCTTCTGGAGCTGAGCTCAG CTTCTTGCCAGAATGCTTCTATGCAGTCTGAAAAAGATAGATCTCTGATAACAGACGTGGGGCTGTATGAGGAGTACGCAGAAGATATTCACCAGCacttaagagagagagaa ATGAAGCTCAGGGCACGGCCAGACTGCTTAGAGAAACATCCAGAGCTCAGCAGCGGCATGCGGGTCATCCTGGTGGACTGGCTTGTCGAAGTCGTCCAAGAATACAGGCTTCTTTCTGAAACTCTGCATCTTGCTGTCAACTACGTGGATCGCTTTCTGTCCTGTACAGCATACCTGAAAcggaagaagctgcagctggttgGCACAGCAGCGTTAATGATTGCTGC GAAATTTGAGGAGATCTCACCTCCTGAGCTGAATGAGTTTGTGTACATCACAGACAGCAcctacacaaagacagaggtaCTCCGGATGGAGCATACTCTCCTGATGGTGCTGAACTACAAGATGGCCGCCCCTACTATAAACCAGTTCCTTCACCTTTTTATGTCCGTTCACTCTGTCTGCGCCACCACAGAGAACCTTGCATAC TACATAGCTGAGTTAAGCCTGCTGGAAATGGATCCATTCCTACAATATACCTATTCTATGGTGGCAGCTGGAGCCTACTGCCTGGCTGCTTACACTATAAACAAATCACTCTGG CCTGATTCTTTGGTGGCCTTTACTGGGTATACCATGGAGGAAATTGCGCCCTGCTTAACTGACCTCCACAAACTACACCTGAGCGCAGAGAGCCATCCTCAGCAGACCGTCAGAGAAAAGTACAAAAGCTCAAA GTACTTTTATGTCGGAAGGATCTCTCCACCTGCAGTTTTGCTTCGCCCATGA
- the LOC114446176 gene encoding spartin-like isoform X2, producing MAEPAELLLIKDQYDSAFYSLSRGLAAEEAKRTMEALVYYRKGQMHLTQGVEVPTSGERQIGAVWATARQLQQRMRDTLKTVTAHLSVLESSQQTSKEQQGLLLKNLPPNLYPNLASNSQPPHSSLLHLYPSIPAATQNTTPAPSTATVSPAPPAVVNTHSLAAAALAALAMANHGDHPPAYTPQPRDGHRSLSYGPAGGGLGPGQQAGDGNELIFIPSGVQLFFVDPNGQVSSLSYPGYLRIITYDGQQKDSAAGKPSAFLHVCDWLYPLTEDTPVLLATSGIFMFPDTLAETPGSYAGIVLSSELPAANREMFQNILSQLTELRIQGPEGAGSDVINLSTKVPLSPPKEQPGLTLTAEEKEKLLPGWSEKMAQGILSGAARLSQSFAKGAEATSRAIHKGAAKFRDHITPEETPTEVSPRVNKGLQAAKQATGGAVRVSQFLVNGVSTVAGHVADKVAPHVKKHGAKLVPESMKKSQDGRASNLDGAKFVAASSVQGFSTIWSSLETGAKLVGKSVSTETVTTVKYKFRGLENLFNMSSNI from the exons ATGGCTGAACCTGCTGAGTTGCTGCTCATTAAGGACCAGTATGATTCAGCATTCTATTCTCTGAGTCGTGGATTGGCAGCTGAAGAAGCCAAGAGAACAATGGAGGCCCTGGTGTATTACAGGAAGGGTCAGATGCACCTCACTCAGGGGGTGGAGGTTCCCACCTCGGGTGAGCGACAGATCGGAGCTGTGTGGGCTACAGCCAGGCAACTTCAGCAGAGGATGAGAGACACACTGAAGACCGTCACTGCCCACCTGTCTGTGCTGGAGAGCTCTCAGCAGACGAGCAAAGAACAGCAGGGCTTGTTGTTGAAGAACCTTCCACCCAATCTTTATCCAAATTTGGCCTCTAACAGTCAGCCTCCCCACAGCTCTCTCCTCCATCTGTACCCCAGCATACCTGCTGCCACCCAGAACACAACCCCAGCCCCCAGTACAGCCACTGTCAGTCCTGCTCCCCCTGCTgttgtgaacacacactcactcgctGCAGCGGCTCTGGCAGCTCTAGCCATGGCTAACCATGGGGACCATCCTCCAGCATACACACCACAGCCCAGAGACGGACACCGCAGCCTTTCTTACGGTCCTGCTGGAGGTGGCCTCGGACCGGGACAGCAGGCTGGAGATGGAAACGAGCTGATTTTCATCCCTTCTGGGGTGCAGCTGTTTTTTGTGGATCCAAATGGACAGGTCAGCTCGCTCTCTTACCCAGGCTACCTTCGCATCATCACATATGATGGTCAGCAGAAGGACTCTGCTGCTGGAAAACCATCAGCATTCTTACAT GTGTGCGACTGGCTGTACCCGCTGACAGAAGACACACCTGTGCTGCTGGCTACCTCTGGGATCTTCATGTTCCCTGACACTTTGGCGGAGACACCAGGGTCCTATGCGGGAATAGTGTTGTCCTCTGAACTGCCTGCTGCAAACCGGGAGATGTTTCAGAACATCTTGTCGCAGCTCACTGAACTTAGGATCCAG GGTCCAGAGGGGGCAGGCTCTGATGTCATCAACTTGAGTACTAAAGTGCCGCTTAGTCCGCCCAAAGAGCAACCAGGGCTGACactaacagcagaggagaaagagaaactACTTCCTGGATGGAGTGAGAAGATGGCACAAGGAATCCTATCAG GAGCTGCACGGCTGAGTCAGTCATTTGCAAAAGGAGCAGAGGCCACTAGCAGGGCCATTCACAAAGGAGCAGCCAAGTTTAGGGACCACATCACGCCTGAGGAAACTCCTACAGAGGTCAGCCCCCGTGTCAACAAAGGCCTGCAGGCAGCTAAACAGGCCACTGGGGGGGCTGTTCGGGTCAGCCAGTTCTTGG TGAATGGAGTGAGCACAGTGGCAGGACATGTGGCAGACAAGGTGGCGCCCCATGTGAAGAAGCATGGTGCAAAACTGGTACCAGAGTCCATGAAAAAGAGCCAAGATGGCCGCGCTTCCAACCTGGATGGAGCCAAGTTTGTTGCAGCCAGCAGCGTACAAG GTTTCTCCACTATTTGGTCTAGCCTGGAGACTGGAGCAAAGCTTGTTGGCAAAAGTGTTTCAACAGAGACGGTCACGACAGTGAAGTACAA ATTTAGGGGCTTAGAGAATCTTTTTAACATGTCCAGCAACATATGA
- the LOC114446176 gene encoding spartin-like isoform X1, protein MAEPAELLLIKDQYDSAFYSLSRGLAAEEAKRTMEALVYYRKGQMHLTQGVEVPTSGERQIGAVWATARQLQQRMRDTLKTVTAHLSVLESSQQTSKEQQGLLLKNLPPNLYPNLASNSQPPHSSLLHLYPSIPAATQNTTPAPSTATVSPAPPAVVNTHSLAAAALAALAMANHGDHPPAYTPQPRDGHRSLSYGPAGGGLGPGQQAGDGNELIFIPSGVQLFFVDPNGQVSSLSYPGYLRIITYDGQQKDSAAGKPSAFLHVCDWLYPLTEDTPVLLATSGIFMFPDTLAETPGSYAGIVLSSELPAANREMFQNILSQLTELRIQGPEGAGSDVINLSTKVPLSPPKEQPGLTLTAEEKEKLLPGWSEKMAQGILSGAARLSQSFAKGAEATSRAIHKGAAKFRDHITPEETPTEVSPRVNKGLQAAKQATGGAVRVSQFLVNGVSTVAGHVADKVAPHVKKHGAKLVPESMKKSQDGRASNLDGAKFVAASSVQGFSTIWSSLETGAKLVGKSVSTETVTTVKYKYGDGAGKATDTALESVVNVGVTAYNIDNLGIKAFMKTTGKETTKTIVTGSDQQQAKAKGKEVKEECVAEPEEKEALKKEDKKKS, encoded by the exons ATGGCTGAACCTGCTGAGTTGCTGCTCATTAAGGACCAGTATGATTCAGCATTCTATTCTCTGAGTCGTGGATTGGCAGCTGAAGAAGCCAAGAGAACAATGGAGGCCCTGGTGTATTACAGGAAGGGTCAGATGCACCTCACTCAGGGGGTGGAGGTTCCCACCTCGGGTGAGCGACAGATCGGAGCTGTGTGGGCTACAGCCAGGCAACTTCAGCAGAGGATGAGAGACACACTGAAGACCGTCACTGCCCACCTGTCTGTGCTGGAGAGCTCTCAGCAGACGAGCAAAGAACAGCAGGGCTTGTTGTTGAAGAACCTTCCACCCAATCTTTATCCAAATTTGGCCTCTAACAGTCAGCCTCCCCACAGCTCTCTCCTCCATCTGTACCCCAGCATACCTGCTGCCACCCAGAACACAACCCCAGCCCCCAGTACAGCCACTGTCAGTCCTGCTCCCCCTGCTgttgtgaacacacactcactcgctGCAGCGGCTCTGGCAGCTCTAGCCATGGCTAACCATGGGGACCATCCTCCAGCATACACACCACAGCCCAGAGACGGACACCGCAGCCTTTCTTACGGTCCTGCTGGAGGTGGCCTCGGACCGGGACAGCAGGCTGGAGATGGAAACGAGCTGATTTTCATCCCTTCTGGGGTGCAGCTGTTTTTTGTGGATCCAAATGGACAGGTCAGCTCGCTCTCTTACCCAGGCTACCTTCGCATCATCACATATGATGGTCAGCAGAAGGACTCTGCTGCTGGAAAACCATCAGCATTCTTACAT GTGTGCGACTGGCTGTACCCGCTGACAGAAGACACACCTGTGCTGCTGGCTACCTCTGGGATCTTCATGTTCCCTGACACTTTGGCGGAGACACCAGGGTCCTATGCGGGAATAGTGTTGTCCTCTGAACTGCCTGCTGCAAACCGGGAGATGTTTCAGAACATCTTGTCGCAGCTCACTGAACTTAGGATCCAG GGTCCAGAGGGGGCAGGCTCTGATGTCATCAACTTGAGTACTAAAGTGCCGCTTAGTCCGCCCAAAGAGCAACCAGGGCTGACactaacagcagaggagaaagagaaactACTTCCTGGATGGAGTGAGAAGATGGCACAAGGAATCCTATCAG GAGCTGCACGGCTGAGTCAGTCATTTGCAAAAGGAGCAGAGGCCACTAGCAGGGCCATTCACAAAGGAGCAGCCAAGTTTAGGGACCACATCACGCCTGAGGAAACTCCTACAGAGGTCAGCCCCCGTGTCAACAAAGGCCTGCAGGCAGCTAAACAGGCCACTGGGGGGGCTGTTCGGGTCAGCCAGTTCTTGG TGAATGGAGTGAGCACAGTGGCAGGACATGTGGCAGACAAGGTGGCGCCCCATGTGAAGAAGCATGGTGCAAAACTGGTACCAGAGTCCATGAAAAAGAGCCAAGATGGCCGCGCTTCCAACCTGGATGGAGCCAAGTTTGTTGCAGCCAGCAGCGTACAAG GTTTCTCCACTATTTGGTCTAGCCTGGAGACTGGAGCAAAGCTTGTTGGCAAAAGTGTTTCAACAGAGACGGTCACGACAGTGAAGTACAA GTACGGTGATGGTGCAGGCAAAGCCACGGACACTGCTCTCGAGTCAGTGGTCAATGTTGGTGTGACTGCATACAACATTGACAACCTGGGCATCAAAGCCTTCATGAAGACTACAGGCAAGGAGACAACCAAGACCATAGTGACAGGCTCAGATCAACAGCAGGCTAAGGCTAAGGGGAAGGAGGTAAAGGAAGAATGTGTAGCAGAACCTGAGGAGAAGGAGGCCCTGAAGAAAGAGGACAAGAAGAAGAGTTAG
- the ccdc169 gene encoding coiled-coil domain-containing protein 169 isoform X2, whose protein sequence is MAKDCDYSKYDLARLQAELEQEREVKEMLQDSVSDLQSTMCELQERLHSVDGEGNEWKTRYETQVELNGQLERQITLIHERLEDIRGNPMDRLASIRSYDDMPAETLRQRLKLLTEEKSDLQSQMMDCRLQIEQEGKLSSTCEAQRRQYSTQPQRAPESEKIQSVRLNRGKQADRKAKANSKKGKEAKEDGGGACVKGGGSAGETTERRHEKKSQRESRLPTLKHYLKNNP, encoded by the exons ATGGCTAAAGATTGCGACTACAGTAAATATGACTTAGCACGGCTGCAGGCGGAACTTGAGCAAGAGAGGGAGGTGAA AGAAATGCTCCAAGACTCGGTGTCTGATCTGCAGAGCACcatgtgtgaactgcaggaaaGACTGCACAGTGTTGAtggggaag GAAATGAATGGAAGACGAGgtatgagacacaggtggagctGAATGGACAGCTTGAACGGCAGATCACACTCATTCATGAGAGACTGGAGGATATTAGAGGAAATCCCATGG ATCGACTGGCTTCTATCCGATCATATGATGACATGCCAGCG GAAACACTGAGGCAGCGGCTGAAGCTCCTGACGGAAGAAAAGTCTGACCTCCAGAGTCAGATGATGGACTGTCGGCTTCAAATTGAACAGGAGGGAAAG CTGTCCTCCACCTGTGAAGCCCAAAGAAGACAGTACTCCACTCAGCCACAGAGGGCACCAGAGAGTGAAAAGATTCAGTCAGTGAGACTCAACAG AGGAAAGCAGGCTGACAGGAAGGCAAAGGCTAACTCTAAGAAAGGGAAAGAGGcaaaggaagatggaggaggagcatgtgtgaaaggaggagggagtgCTGGAGagacaacagaaagaagacacgAGAAGAAATCCCAAAGAGAAAGCAGGTTACCTACCCTAAAGCACTACCTGAAAAACAATCCTTAG
- the ccdc169 gene encoding coiled-coil domain-containing protein 169 isoform X1, protein MAKDCDYSKYDLARLQAELEQEREVKEMLQDSVSDLQSTMCELQERLHSVDGEGNEWKTRYETQVELNGQLERQITLIHERLEDIRGNPMDRLASIRSYDDMPAETLRQRLKLLTEEKSDLQSQMMDCRLQIEQEGKAFHKTNDERRAYLSEIAKLSSTCEAQRRQYSTQPQRAPESEKIQSVRLNRGKQADRKAKANSKKGKEAKEDGGGACVKGGGSAGETTERRHEKKSQRESRLPTLKHYLKNNP, encoded by the exons ATGGCTAAAGATTGCGACTACAGTAAATATGACTTAGCACGGCTGCAGGCGGAACTTGAGCAAGAGAGGGAGGTGAA AGAAATGCTCCAAGACTCGGTGTCTGATCTGCAGAGCACcatgtgtgaactgcaggaaaGACTGCACAGTGTTGAtggggaag GAAATGAATGGAAGACGAGgtatgagacacaggtggagctGAATGGACAGCTTGAACGGCAGATCACACTCATTCATGAGAGACTGGAGGATATTAGAGGAAATCCCATGG ATCGACTGGCTTCTATCCGATCATATGATGACATGCCAGCG GAAACACTGAGGCAGCGGCTGAAGCTCCTGACGGAAGAAAAGTCTGACCTCCAGAGTCAGATGATGGACTGTCGGCTTCAAATTGAACAGGAGGGAAAG GCATTTCATAAAACCAACGATGAGAGGCGGGCGTACCTTTCTGAAATTGCTAAG CTGTCCTCCACCTGTGAAGCCCAAAGAAGACAGTACTCCACTCAGCCACAGAGGGCACCAGAGAGTGAAAAGATTCAGTCAGTGAGACTCAACAG AGGAAAGCAGGCTGACAGGAAGGCAAAGGCTAACTCTAAGAAAGGGAAAGAGGcaaaggaagatggaggaggagcatgtgtgaaaggaggagggagtgCTGGAGagacaacagaaagaagacacgAGAAGAAATCCCAAAGAGAAAGCAGGTTACCTACCCTAAAGCACTACCTGAAAAACAATCCTTAG